The Vibrio tubiashii ATCC 19109 genome has a segment encoding these proteins:
- the ccoN gene encoding cytochrome-c oxidase, cbb3-type subunit I codes for MSQEKQLEQNYNYTVVRQFTLVTILWGIVGMAVGVLIAAQLVWPQLNFDTPWLTYSRLRPLHTNAVIFAFGTSALFATSYYVVQRTCQTRLFGGPLVAFTFWGWQAIILAAAITLPLGFTSGKEYAELEWPIDIAIAVVWVSYAIVFFGTLITRRTSHIYVANWFFGAFIITVAVLHIVNSMAIPVSLGKSYSIYSGAVDAMVQWWYGHNAVGFLLTAGFLGMMYYFVPKQAERPVYSYRLSIVHFWALVSLYIWAGPHHLHYTALPDWTQSLGMVMSLVLFAPSWGGMINGIMTLSGAWHKLRYDPILRFLIVSLSFYGMSTFEGPMMSIKTVNALSHYTDWTIGHVHSGALGWVAMVSIGSVYHLVPRLFGQERMYSVGLINTHFWLATIGTVLYIVAMWISGVMQGLMWRAVNSDGTLTYSFVESVEASYPFYFVRFLGGFIFLAGMFLMAYNTYKTVTAPKDSLKAIPQPA; via the coding sequence ATGAGCCAAGAAAAGCAGCTTGAACAAAACTACAACTATACAGTCGTCCGTCAATTTACCCTTGTTACTATTCTTTGGGGCATTGTCGGAATGGCCGTTGGTGTTTTGATTGCCGCTCAATTAGTTTGGCCACAGCTAAACTTTGATACGCCGTGGTTGACGTACAGTCGCTTACGTCCTCTGCATACTAATGCGGTTATTTTTGCGTTTGGTACAAGTGCCCTGTTCGCAACGTCTTATTACGTTGTTCAGCGTACCTGTCAAACTCGTCTCTTTGGTGGCCCTCTTGTCGCCTTTACCTTTTGGGGCTGGCAAGCCATCATTTTAGCAGCTGCGATTACTCTGCCATTGGGTTTCACCTCTGGTAAAGAATACGCAGAGCTAGAATGGCCAATCGATATTGCCATCGCAGTTGTTTGGGTTTCTTACGCTATCGTGTTCTTCGGAACATTGATAACCCGTAGGACATCTCACATCTACGTAGCAAACTGGTTCTTCGGTGCCTTTATCATCACTGTTGCGGTTCTTCATATCGTAAACAGCATGGCAATCCCTGTATCTCTTGGTAAGTCTTATTCGATTTACTCAGGTGCGGTGGATGCAATGGTTCAGTGGTGGTACGGACACAACGCAGTAGGTTTCCTACTGACAGCTGGTTTCCTAGGTATGATGTACTACTTCGTGCCTAAGCAAGCTGAACGTCCTGTTTACTCTTACCGTCTGTCTATCGTTCACTTCTGGGCATTAGTATCTCTATACATCTGGGCTGGTCCTCACCACCTACACTACACTGCACTTCCAGATTGGACGCAGTCTCTAGGTATGGTGATGTCACTGGTTCTATTCGCTCCTTCTTGGGGTGGTATGATCAACGGTATCATGACGCTATCTGGTGCTTGGCACAAACTACGTTATGACCCTATCCTACGTTTCCTAATCGTATCTCTATCGTTCTACGGTATGTCTACGTTTGAAGGTCCAATGATGTCTATTAAGACAGTTAACGCACTGTCTCACTACACTGACTGGACTATCGGCCACGTACACTCTGGTGCACTAGGTTGGGTTGCTATGGTATCTATCGGTTCGGTATACCACTTAGTCCCTCGCCTATTCGGTCAAGAGCGTATGTACTCTGTTGGTCTAATCAATACTCACTTCTGGTTAGCAACTATCGGTACAGTTCTATACATCGTTGCAATGTGGATCTCTGGTGTAATGCAAGGTCTGATGTGGCGTGCGGTTAACTCTGACGGTACGTTGACTTACAGCTTTGTTGAGTCAGTTGAAGCGTCTTACCCATTCTACTTCGTACGTTTCCTAGGTGGATTTATTTTCCTAGCAGGTATGTTCCTAATGGCATACAACACGTATAAGACGGTAACAGCGCCTAAAGATAGCCTTAAAGCTATCCCACAGCCGGCATAA
- the ccoO gene encoding cytochrome-c oxidase, cbb3-type subunit II encodes MSSNSNNRHEIVERNVGLLAILIVFAISLGALVEITPLIFQKQTTEPVENLRPYTALEMEGRDVYIREGCNVCHSQMIRPFRSETERYGHYSVAGESVYEHPFLWGSKRTGPDLARVGGRYSDEWHRVHLIDPRELVPESNMPGFPWLEENVLDGKNTQKKLEIFRDQFGVPYTDEQIANASKDVEGKTEMDAIIAYLQSLGHAMK; translated from the coding sequence ATGAGTTCTAATTCTAACAATCGCCACGAAATTGTTGAACGCAATGTCGGTTTACTCGCGATTCTTATCGTTTTTGCAATCAGTTTAGGTGCTCTTGTAGAGATAACTCCCCTGATTTTCCAAAAGCAAACGACTGAGCCTGTAGAGAACCTACGTCCTTATACAGCGCTTGAAATGGAAGGTCGTGATGTTTACATCCGCGAAGGTTGTAATGTATGTCACAGCCAGATGATTCGTCCATTCCGCTCTGAAACGGAACGTTACGGTCACTACTCTGTTGCTGGTGAAAGTGTATACGAGCATCCGTTCCTATGGGGCTCTAAGCGTACAGGTCCTGACCTAGCGCGCGTTGGTGGTCGTTACTCTGATGAGTGGCACCGCGTACACCTAATTGACCCACGTGAGTTGGTTCCTGAGTCAAACATGCCTGGTTTCCCATGGCTTGAAGAAAATGTTCTTGATGGTAAGAACACTCAGAAGAAACTTGAAATCTTCCGTGATCAGTTTGGTGTTCCATACACTGATGAGCAAATCGCAAACGCGTCTAAAGATGTAGAAGGTAAAACAGAGATGGATGCAATCATCGCTTACCTTCAGTCTCTTGGTCACGCAATGAAGTAA
- a CDS encoding cbb3-type cytochrome oxidase subunit 3, with protein MDIGTIHSIWTIVLFVSFLGVVWWAYGKSRKARFDEAANLVFADEQKAPEKEQGVTKQ; from the coding sequence ATGGATATCGGTACTATTCACAGTATTTGGACCATAGTTCTGTTCGTTAGCTTTCTAGGTGTGGTTTGGTGGGCTTACGGTAAGAGCCGTAAAGCACGCTTTGATGAAGCTGCAAACCTTGTTTTTGCTGATGAGCAGAAAGCGCCTGAAAAAGAACAAGGAGTGACTAAGCAATGA
- the ccoP gene encoding cytochrome-c oxidase, cbb3-type subunit III — translation MTTFWSLWIIIITVGTLVGCAALLFWCLKDKMGVEEGEDMGHEYDGIRELNNPLPKWWTYLFVSTFVFAAIYLTLYPGLGNFKGVLGWQSSDQTVRSLEESKASIAKAQENKQLVQYAKELDDADTYFGEAFKKLAYVDGSTELRPIPEIAADSEAVKVGQRLFLQNCSQCHGSDARGQKGFPNLTDDAWLYGGEPQAIVTTVMQGRIGQMPGWKDALGEQGVKEVVSYTLSLSGRSVNAREAEAGKARFVVCAACHGTDGKGNPAVGAPDLTDQDWLFGGSRAEVTETVMNGRSGVMPAWKDILGEDKVQLVSAYVWSLSNSEQ, via the coding sequence ATGACGACATTTTGGAGTCTTTGGATAATCATCATCACAGTCGGAACACTGGTCGGCTGTGCTGCGCTCCTTTTTTGGTGCCTTAAAGATAAAATGGGTGTTGAAGAAGGTGAAGATATGGGCCACGAATACGATGGTATTCGTGAACTAAACAACCCACTGCCTAAGTGGTGGACTTATCTGTTTGTAAGTACGTTTGTATTCGCAGCTATTTACTTAACTCTGTACCCAGGTTTAGGTAACTTCAAAGGCGTTCTAGGTTGGCAGAGTTCTGACCAAACAGTACGCTCTCTTGAAGAGTCAAAAGCGTCGATTGCAAAAGCGCAAGAGAACAAGCAGTTGGTTCAGTACGCTAAAGAGCTAGATGATGCAGATACTTACTTCGGTGAAGCATTTAAAAAACTGGCTTACGTAGATGGCTCAACTGAGCTGCGCCCTATCCCTGAAATTGCAGCGGATAGCGAAGCAGTGAAAGTTGGTCAGCGTCTGTTCCTGCAAAACTGTTCTCAGTGTCACGGCTCTGATGCTCGTGGTCAGAAAGGTTTCCCTAACCTGACAGATGATGCTTGGCTATACGGCGGCGAACCACAAGCGATTGTTACGACTGTAATGCAAGGTCGTATCGGTCAAATGCCAGGTTGGAAAGACGCGTTAGGCGAGCAAGGCGTGAAAGAAGTTGTGAGCTACACGCTAAGCCTGTCTGGACGTTCTGTTAACGCTCGCGAAGCAGAAGCTGGTAAAGCTCGTTTCGTAGTGTGTGCAGCGTGTCACGGTACAGATGGTAAAGGTAACCCAGCAGTTGGTGCACCTGATCTAACTGATCAAGACTGGTTGTTTGGTGGTTCTCGCGCAGAAGTAACAGAAACAGTAATGAACGGTCGTTCGGGCGTAATGCCAGCTTGGAAAGACATTCTAGGCGAAGACAAAGTTCAGCTAGTTTCAGCTTATGTGTGGAGCTTAAGCAACTCGGAACAATAA
- a CDS encoding FixH family protein: MEKPWYKQFWPWFILSLTVGVSILTLVRVAILTNHSVHLVTEDYYKKGKGINVDISRVNVTKELGLKASVHSEGNAVVIEFDKGQLDHYPAITAMFAHRTLPDHDFTKLVTSDARGVYRFTLDDALQGPWFVELTPHDEEWLIQGRIEFPTSAAVQLSN; encoded by the coding sequence ATGGAAAAGCCTTGGTATAAGCAGTTTTGGCCCTGGTTTATACTCTCCCTTACGGTTGGAGTATCTATACTAACTTTGGTTCGAGTGGCGATACTTACAAACCACTCTGTTCATTTGGTTACCGAGGATTACTATAAAAAAGGTAAAGGGATCAACGTCGATATTTCAAGAGTCAATGTGACCAAAGAACTTGGACTCAAAGCTTCAGTCCACTCTGAAGGGAACGCAGTGGTGATTGAATTTGATAAAGGTCAACTAGATCACTACCCAGCAATCACTGCTATGTTTGCCCACCGTACCCTTCCTGACCACGATTTCACAAAACTGGTGACTTCAGATGCGCGTGGTGTATATCGATTCACTCTTGACGATGCGCTTCAAGGACCATGGTTTGTTGAGTTAACGCCCCATGATGAGGAGTGGTTAATCCAAGGCCGTATCGAGTTCCCAACGTCGGCAGCAGTACAACTATCTAACTAA
- a CDS encoding heavy metal translocating P-type ATPase produces the protein MCKSCYHCGEDVPANTDFKVEILGGIREMCCPGCETVAQTIVDSGLVSYYQYRTAPAEKADLVPEQLQALIHYDNDDVQSEFVRSSKDSSEVTLSLEGVSCAACAWLIEKQVSSKSGVLSIRVNTTTNRALLAWDKSQVRLSEILSLIHQLGYKAAPFEADKQEAAYHQQMKQYLYRLGIAGLATMQVMMLAVALYLEVFGDLEPEFKNYFRWVSLIFATPVMLYSALPFYINAWRSLRSRTLGMDVPVSIAMIFAYCASLVATVTEQGEVFFESISMFAFFLLVGRFLEMRARRKAAAASGNLLKLIPAIANKLNGDQVPVKTLKVGDQIRVLPGEHIPADGKIIAGRVHIDESMLTGESLPVVKQVDDHVFAGTLNGEESFELEVTSSKADSMISNIVRLQDEAQLSKPKIAEIADIVARYFVAVILIIAAGTWFFWHSSRPDDAFWIMLSVLVATCPCALSLATPTALTCATSRMGNLGILLRKSHVFETLCKVNHLIVDKTGTLTHGDIEINEVEVNSDFSKDELLAVSASLESHANHPIARAFKPYADVNITVSDVENVIGSGIKGTYQNKEVKIGSAQFVLGEGQRSKANTVFLSIDGQHVASFGYRDPIRVETKEFIEKFQKSGVKVTLLTGDTKENADLVANQIGIEDVVAGAKPQDKLSYLQQVDSNDITMMIGDGINDAPTLAGAHLSVAMGGGADVAKASADMVLLGDRLDRILEARELALQTRKIIRENLAWSLGYNLLILPLAVAGFVAPYFAVVGMSASSIIVVSNSLRLLKEKGK, from the coding sequence ATGTGTAAATCCTGTTATCACTGTGGTGAAGATGTACCAGCCAACACGGATTTCAAAGTCGAAATTTTGGGCGGCATACGCGAAATGTGTTGCCCAGGTTGTGAAACGGTAGCTCAGACTATCGTCGACAGCGGCTTGGTCTCTTACTATCAATATCGTACTGCTCCTGCAGAAAAAGCAGACCTTGTCCCCGAGCAGCTTCAAGCATTGATTCATTATGACAATGACGACGTACAGTCTGAATTCGTCCGCAGTAGCAAAGATAGCTCTGAGGTGACATTGTCACTTGAAGGCGTATCTTGTGCAGCCTGTGCATGGTTGATCGAAAAGCAAGTCTCTTCCAAAAGTGGTGTTCTGTCGATTCGAGTTAATACGACAACCAACCGTGCTTTATTAGCGTGGGACAAGTCTCAAGTAAGACTGAGTGAAATACTCTCTCTGATTCACCAACTTGGTTATAAAGCCGCACCTTTTGAAGCTGATAAGCAAGAAGCCGCCTATCACCAACAGATGAAGCAATACCTGTATCGTTTAGGTATTGCAGGTCTAGCGACAATGCAGGTGATGATGCTGGCTGTTGCGCTTTATCTAGAAGTGTTTGGTGACTTAGAGCCTGAGTTTAAAAACTACTTTCGCTGGGTAAGCTTGATCTTTGCCACGCCGGTGATGCTCTACTCTGCTCTCCCATTCTATATTAATGCGTGGCGTAGTCTGCGTAGCCGTACTCTAGGCATGGATGTCCCAGTTTCTATCGCGATGATCTTTGCCTATTGTGCGAGTTTGGTCGCAACGGTGACCGAGCAAGGTGAAGTGTTCTTTGAATCTATCTCAATGTTTGCTTTCTTCCTTTTGGTTGGTCGGTTCCTAGAGATGCGCGCACGCCGCAAAGCCGCAGCGGCAAGCGGAAACCTGTTAAAACTGATTCCTGCTATTGCCAATAAACTTAACGGTGACCAAGTCCCTGTTAAAACGCTAAAAGTCGGTGACCAAATTCGCGTTCTACCGGGCGAACATATCCCGGCTGATGGTAAGATCATTGCTGGCCGCGTTCATATTGATGAATCGATGCTAACGGGCGAATCTCTACCCGTCGTTAAGCAAGTTGACGATCATGTCTTTGCGGGCACGCTAAATGGTGAAGAGTCGTTTGAGTTAGAAGTCACCTCTTCAAAAGCGGACTCAATGATCTCTAATATTGTACGCCTGCAAGATGAAGCACAGTTGTCAAAACCAAAAATTGCTGAAATCGCCGATATTGTGGCGCGTTATTTCGTGGCGGTAATTCTAATTATCGCAGCGGGCACTTGGTTCTTCTGGCACTCTAGCAGACCTGATGATGCGTTCTGGATTATGTTGTCAGTGTTAGTTGCAACATGTCCTTGTGCGTTGTCTCTGGCGACGCCAACAGCATTAACCTGTGCGACATCACGTATGGGTAACTTAGGTATTCTACTGCGTAAAAGCCATGTGTTTGAAACTCTGTGTAAGGTGAACCACCTGATTGTTGATAAGACAGGTACACTCACCCACGGTGACATTGAAATCAATGAAGTAGAGGTTAATTCAGACTTCTCGAAAGATGAATTGCTAGCGGTTTCGGCTTCACTTGAGTCTCACGCGAACCACCCTATTGCTCGTGCATTCAAACCTTATGCGGATGTTAATATCACAGTATCTGACGTTGAGAATGTTATTGGTTCAGGCATCAAAGGTACCTATCAAAATAAAGAAGTTAAGATAGGTAGCGCTCAGTTTGTTTTGGGTGAAGGACAACGTTCTAAAGCGAATACAGTGTTTCTTTCTATTGATGGACAACATGTCGCGAGCTTTGGCTATCGTGACCCTATTCGTGTTGAAACCAAAGAGTTTATCGAAAAATTCCAGAAATCGGGTGTAAAGGTGACTCTTCTAACTGGTGACACGAAAGAAAACGCTGATCTCGTCGCAAACCAAATCGGCATTGAAGATGTCGTAGCAGGAGCTAAACCTCAAGATAAGTTATCTTACTTGCAGCAGGTAGACTCCAATGACATTACGATGATGATTGGTGATGGTATTAATGATGCGCCAACGTTGGCCGGCGCGCACCTTTCTGTCGCTATGGGTGGTGGTGCTGATGTGGCGAAAGCATCGGCTGATATGGTGCTGTTAGGCGACAGGCTTGACCGTATTTTAGAAGCGCGTGAATTAGCACTACAAACGCGTAAAATCATTCGAGAAAACCTTGCTTGGTCACTTGGCTACAATCTACTGATACTGCCTTTAGCGGTAGCAGGATTTGTTGCTCCATATTTTGCGGTTGTCGGTATGTCTGCGAGCTCAATTATTGTAGTATCTAACTCTCTGCGTTTGCTCAAAGAAAAAGGTAAATAG
- the ccoS gene encoding cbb3-type cytochrome oxidase assembly protein CcoS, with the protein MESLYILIPIAIVLVCLAVAVFLWAVKSEQFEDLERQGHNILFDEDDHKENPPK; encoded by the coding sequence ATGGAAAGCCTTTATATCCTCATCCCTATCGCTATCGTACTGGTTTGTCTCGCGGTGGCTGTGTTCCTTTGGGCTGTGAAAAGCGAACAGTTTGAAGATCTAGAGCGTCAAGGTCACAACATCTTGTTTGATGAGGATGATCATAAAGAGAACCCTCCTAAATGA
- a CDS encoding sulfite exporter TauE/SafE family protein, with the protein MSPDWIGAFFIGLVGAGHCMGMCGGIASMLTIGQSQPSKLVPLFYNGGRLISYALIGAVIGGAVSSISEVSQLNNVLVWLRLAAALFMILLACYIGRWWHGLLYIEKLGQVIWRRVSPAGKSLLPLKSPLHALPFGFIWGWIPCGLVYSTLTWSAVSGSAINGALVMLAFGAGTLPAMLLVGHAATSLHKLQNSDIFRHIVAFTILIYGLYTAYGALSLLSISL; encoded by the coding sequence ATGAGCCCTGACTGGATTGGGGCCTTCTTTATCGGTTTAGTAGGGGCTGGGCATTGTATGGGTATGTGTGGCGGTATTGCGTCCATGCTCACTATAGGCCAGTCTCAGCCATCAAAATTGGTCCCTCTGTTTTATAACGGTGGCCGTCTTATTAGCTACGCGCTCATTGGCGCAGTGATTGGCGGTGCGGTTTCTTCTATTTCAGAAGTTAGCCAGCTCAACAACGTATTAGTTTGGTTACGCTTGGCGGCGGCGTTGTTCATGATCCTACTCGCTTGCTATATCGGCCGATGGTGGCATGGCCTGCTTTATATAGAGAAGCTTGGGCAAGTGATTTGGCGCAGGGTCTCGCCTGCGGGCAAATCTCTGCTGCCGTTAAAATCTCCGCTACATGCGCTCCCATTTGGCTTTATTTGGGGCTGGATTCCATGTGGTCTCGTCTACTCTACTTTAACTTGGTCGGCGGTGTCTGGAAGCGCAATCAACGGTGCTTTAGTGATGCTGGCATTTGGCGCAGGTACATTACCAGCGATGCTGCTTGTTGGCCATGCGGCTACGTCGCTCCATAAGCTGCAAAATTCCGACATATTTCGTCATATCGTTGCTTTTACTATCTTAATTTATGGATTGTACACAGCGTATGGCGCACTTAGTCTCTTATCAATTAGTTTATAG
- a CDS encoding FNR family transcription factor → MISEKPATKRIQSGGCAIHCQDCSISQLCIPFTLNESELDQLDQIIERKKPIQKGQELFKAGDELKSLYAIRSGTIKSYTITEQGDEQITAFHLAGDLVGFDAITGDLHPSFAQALETSMVCEIPYEILDDLSGKMPKLRQQIMRLMSNEIKGDQEMILLLSKKNAEERLAAFLYNLSTRFSQRGFSPREFRLTMTRGDIGNYLGLTVETISRLLGRFQKSEILSVKGKYITILDHDALMELAGVSTES, encoded by the coding sequence ATGATTTCTGAAAAGCCTGCAACAAAGCGTATTCAATCCGGTGGCTGTGCAATTCACTGCCAAGATTGTAGTATCAGCCAGCTTTGTATTCCGTTTACGCTAAATGAATCTGAACTCGATCAGCTTGATCAAATCATCGAGCGTAAGAAGCCAATCCAGAAAGGACAGGAATTGTTCAAAGCAGGAGATGAACTAAAGTCTCTTTACGCGATTCGTTCAGGAACAATCAAGAGCTACACAATCACTGAGCAAGGTGATGAGCAGATTACTGCTTTCCACTTAGCGGGTGACTTGGTAGGTTTTGACGCAATTACTGGCGACCTTCACCCTAGCTTCGCTCAAGCGCTAGAAACGTCGATGGTATGTGAAATTCCATACGAAATTCTAGACGACCTATCAGGCAAAATGCCTAAGCTTCGTCAGCAGATCATGCGTTTGATGAGCAACGAAATCAAAGGTGACCAAGAAATGATCTTGCTGCTTTCTAAGAAGAATGCAGAAGAGCGCTTGGCGGCTTTCCTATACAACCTTTCAACTCGTTTTTCGCAACGTGGCTTTAGCCCGCGTGAATTCCGTCTAACCATGACTCGTGGTGACATTGGTAACTACCTTGGTTTAACGGTAGAAACGATCTCACGTCTACTTGGTCGATTCCAGAAATCAGAGATCCTAAGTGTTAAGGGTAAATACATTACTATTCTTGACCACGATGCGCTGATGGAACTGGCAGGCGTATCAACAGAATCGTAA
- the uspE gene encoding universal stress protein UspE produces MSIYNKILVVADINKDEQPALARAMQLAAKSRSPSRVTFFLSIYDFSYDMTSMLSIDERDAMRRGVIQQREQWMRKIAKDYINDEIEFDVRVVWHNRPYEAIIAEVFAGEHDIVIKGTRKHDVLESVIFTPTDWHLLRKCPCPVLLVKNTEWPADASVLASVHVGSENETHLGLNDAMVDQLNSLTERLGAKPYLVNAYPVTPANITIELPEFDPATYTDAVRGHHLTAMKALRQKHGYDEDQTVVEQGLPEDVIPDAAEKLNAAMVIIGTTGRTGLSAVFIGNTAEHVIDKINCDVMALKPQGYISPLDPKTAI; encoded by the coding sequence ATGAGTATTTACAATAAGATTTTAGTCGTTGCCGACATTAACAAAGACGAACAGCCTGCGCTTGCGCGAGCGATGCAGTTAGCCGCAAAAAGCCGGTCGCCTAGTCGAGTGACTTTCTTCCTCTCTATCTATGACTTCTCTTACGATATGACGTCTATGCTGTCGATTGATGAGCGCGATGCGATGCGCCGTGGCGTGATTCAACAGCGTGAACAGTGGATGCGCAAGATCGCCAAAGATTACATCAATGATGAGATTGAGTTTGATGTTCGTGTTGTATGGCACAACCGCCCTTATGAAGCGATCATCGCAGAAGTGTTTGCCGGTGAGCATGACATCGTGATTAAAGGAACGCGTAAGCATGACGTACTTGAGTCTGTCATCTTTACTCCAACCGATTGGCACTTGCTCCGTAAATGCCCTTGCCCTGTGTTATTGGTTAAGAACACAGAATGGCCAGCGGATGCGAGTGTTCTTGCCTCTGTGCATGTCGGATCAGAAAACGAAACCCACTTAGGCTTGAATGATGCCATGGTTGATCAACTAAATAGTTTAACCGAACGTTTAGGCGCTAAGCCTTATCTAGTTAACGCCTACCCTGTTACTCCTGCGAACATTACGATTGAGCTTCCTGAATTTGATCCTGCTACTTACACAGATGCAGTTCGTGGTCACCACCTTACGGCCATGAAGGCGCTACGTCAGAAACATGGCTATGATGAAGACCAAACGGTAGTAGAACAAGGCCTACCAGAAGATGTGATTCCAGATGCTGCTGAAAAGCTAAACGCAGCAATGGTCATTATCGGTACTACGGGTCGTACTGGGTTATCGGCTGTGTTTATTGGTAACACCGCAGAACATGTGATTGATAAGATTAATTGCGATGTGATGGCGCTGAAACCGCAAGGCTATATTAGCCCACTTGATCCCAAGACTGCCATTTAA
- the ttcA gene encoding tRNA 2-thiocytidine(32) synthetase TtcA — protein MNQKDTRKETLEFNKLQKRLRRNVGNAITEYNMIEEGDVVMACISGGKDSFAMLDILLNLQKAAPISFEVVAVNLDQKQPGFPEHILPDYFETLNIPYYIVDKDTYSVVKEKVPEGKTTCGLCSRLRRGTLYSFAEKIGATKLALGHHMDDIVETMFLNMFHGSRLKAMPPKLRSDDGRNVVIRPLTYCREKDLIKYAEHKDFPIIPCNLCGSQENLQRQSIKAMLIDWDKKTPGRVEAIFKSIQNVSPSQLADKELFDFVNLPLDREGSREEYEFSEATVSSTNIDESMFIDVTNI, from the coding sequence ATGAATCAAAAAGATACACGTAAAGAAACCTTAGAATTCAACAAACTTCAAAAGCGTCTGAGAAGAAATGTTGGAAATGCTATTACAGAATACAACATGATCGAAGAAGGCGATGTTGTAATGGCATGTATCAGTGGCGGTAAAGATTCATTTGCGATGCTTGATATTCTGCTCAACCTACAGAAAGCAGCACCGATCAGTTTTGAAGTCGTCGCGGTTAACTTAGACCAGAAGCAACCGGGATTCCCAGAGCACATCTTGCCAGACTACTTCGAAACGCTGAACATTCCTTACTACATCGTAGATAAAGATACGTACTCAGTGGTAAAAGAAAAGGTTCCTGAAGGCAAAACAACTTGTGGTCTTTGCTCTCGTCTACGTCGCGGTACTTTGTACTCATTTGCAGAAAAAATCGGCGCAACCAAGCTTGCACTTGGTCACCACATGGATGACATCGTAGAAACCATGTTCCTCAACATGTTCCACGGTTCACGATTAAAGGCGATGCCACCTAAGCTACGTTCAGATGATGGTCGCAATGTGGTAATCCGTCCTTTAACTTACTGTCGTGAAAAGGATCTGATCAAATACGCGGAACACAAAGATTTCCCTATTATCCCATGTAACCTTTGTGGCTCTCAGGAAAACCTGCAGCGTCAATCGATTAAAGCAATGCTAATTGATTGGGATAAAAAAACGCCAGGCCGTGTAGAGGCCATCTTTAAATCAATTCAGAATGTAAGCCCAAGCCAGCTTGCAGATAAAGAGCTGTTTGATTTCGTCAACCTTCCATTAGACCGTGAAGGCAGCCGTGAAGAATACGAGTTTAGTGAGGCGACTGTCTCCTCAACCAACATCGACGAATCTATGTTTATCGACGTTACAAACATCTAA